A portion of the Acidisarcina polymorpha genome contains these proteins:
- the smpB gene encoding SsrA-binding protein SmpB yields the protein MARQSTHTTSPAPSQKPKPRDPVASGERDAAQNRAASHNYFLLDKFEAGVALRGTEVKSIREGKANLKDAYGLLKDGEAFLLNAHIGPYSHGNALNHDSLRTRKLLLHQTEIEKLTGQTQLKGFTLIPTRLYFRNGRVKCELAVAKGKQDWDKRETEKRREADREARAAIAHSKGKYAR from the coding sequence ATGGCCCGCCAATCGACACATACGACTTCCCCTGCTCCTTCGCAGAAACCAAAGCCCCGTGACCCGGTGGCTTCCGGCGAGCGCGATGCCGCGCAGAACCGTGCCGCCAGCCATAATTACTTTCTGCTCGACAAATTCGAGGCTGGAGTCGCCCTTCGCGGGACCGAGGTCAAGTCCATCCGCGAAGGCAAGGCCAACCTGAAGGACGCCTACGGTCTGCTCAAAGACGGCGAGGCGTTCCTGCTGAACGCGCATATTGGTCCCTATTCTCACGGCAACGCCTTGAATCATGATTCGCTGCGGACTCGAAAACTCCTGCTGCACCAGACCGAAATCGAGAAGCTAACGGGACAGACGCAGTTGAAAGGCTTTACGCTCATTCCCACCCGGCTCTATTTTCGCAATGGCCGGGTCAAATGCGAACTCGCCGTGGCCAAGGGTAAACAGGATTGGGACAAACGGGAGACCGAGAAGCGGCGCGAAGCCGACCGCGAAGCACGCGCCGCCATTGCCCACAGCAAAGGCAAATACGCTCGCTGA